The genome window TGCTTTTGCTTATTTTCCTCATTTTTTGTAATAGAACTCGAAAATAGCTTAAAAGTGAGGATCGAGTTGgtcatatttatatatttatatatatattgtgGACTAGATTAGAACAAGTAAGTATGTACCATAAACAAGTCGTGCTAGGCTGTCTTTGGTTTGATAGGCTATCCGTGGCTAACATCGTGCTAACTGGGCCCACATTAAATGGGCCATGCTCGTGCCGACCAATAAGCTTGTACCTAAGCCCAAACATGACCCATGACGAGTCTCGTGTCGGTCCGACACAGTTACTATTGTGCCATATTTTGTTCGTGTCATGCTAAAATGGTCGTGCCTCGTACCGGTCCGTATAGCCTGACCTAGAGATGTCCAAATGGgccgcccggtccggcccggcccgggcccggtgaagcccggcccggcccgggcccggtgaagcccggcccgccaggcacgGGGGCTCAATTTCCTGTTcgagcccggcccgcagcgggcctaaacgggccgggccgacccgtttagcacgaaaaaaatgGACCGAAAAACGGGCTAtgcgggccggtaagcacgttttagtgtaaaaaagcggGTTTAatgggcttagaggtaaacgggccgtgctgggctagcccaccgtgcctagtttttgtccgagcccggcccgcttattcgtgtcgggccggcccgggcccgtATAAAACCGGGTCGTGCCAGGCTCAAAtaacgggcttcgtgccgggctcgcaggcctcgtgcttattggacatctatagCCTGACCCATCTGGTCACATGTACCCTCTCCCTTCTATCTTCCCGTGGAGTAGTAGGCTGGTAGCATCATTGTAGGTGGGAGGAACAGAGCATATATCTCATGACCCATTTCAAATAGAGTGGAGAAAGTTGAGCGTAAAGAGGCATATATGTTTGTCACCAGATACATCTCGTGAGCCTAGCTAGCTTCCAGATGGCTACGTTTTTATCGCGAATTGTGCGTATGGCCAGATAATAAGAGCAACCACTTGTGCGTATATATGCTGTATGCATGTAGCATATTGATGTTTGCTAGCTTACGACAGTATAGCTTATCACACGTATACATTTCCTTCCTGTGCACAACAATAAATATACCAAGCAATTATTATTATGTGCTTTCATGTCTGTATTTTAGACGAAAGGTTTTATGGGAACTGTATTGTGTATTTTCCATGTGGAATCTAAAGCCAGCCCAGTTTTTCCTTGACCATGGATTCAACATAATCTTGACCACCTTTGTGATGTCGCTGTACACCTACCACTACTACTAGGAGCCTAGCAGGACAATTAGCTGCTTTTAGGACTACCGAGATTCGGCACAATCTTGGCTACCTGCTTTTGTCACACTCTCATAGTACCAGGAGTTTAATTCACCTACTTATAGGACTATCATACTATCATGATACATTGATACTATGCATGGGGCGTATTTGAGAAGGGTTGCAGACTTTATGATTTTATTTGGGACTAGTTTTGAAACGCAAATCGTCTTTGAGATTGAAGAGAATTGGAGAGGAAATTAGTTAATTTTTACCTTAATCTCCTCCAATCCTGAAGGGGATTTGAGGTTCTCAAATCAGCCCTTGATGTGGTTCTGCTTTCACACATCTACCGTTTTATGTTTATGCAGCTTTGGGTTTTATTCATCCTCTTTCTATAGTTTCTTGGCTAGGGCATGCATGTCAGGATCAATAGTGGACATGGTATTACATACTGAATATGGATATGAGATAATTTGAAAAAAAGAACATCTGAATATTTTTAGATAGACACAGACAAAGTCACTAGAAGTTGAATTACAATAATATCTGTATATTATTTCTACTACTACTAAAAGGTTTACTGTAGCCATAAATCGTCAGACTAATGGAAATGACATGTTCCTTTTTACAAGTTGCCATTTGAATCCTTAACTGAAACGGTCAAACGAGCTTGTTCGGTTACATCAAAATCCATTTTAAATTGGAGGGGACTAGACGTGGGTTTCAATCTATAGCAAGTCTAAATTCTTCATAATTATTTTTAATACCTTCCAATCCATGAGGCATATATACGAGCAACAAGCCCTTTGGTGTTTAAACTTTTACCCATCTTTGCCTTCTAGGATATTTTGGCTTTAGTAAAAAAGCAGCCGTCTTAGAGCAGCACAGCTACGTATACACGTTTTAGAAATTATCAAATACGGCATATCAACTAATAGTGTTGGTATGAGTTAAACAACTCCAGCGTGTGAACTCGATCACTTTCTAGGCTCAGATGAATCCCATGTGTTAATAAATAAAATATCTCATCACCCTCGTAACTTTCTCTTTCTGCGGTTAATCTGTGTTATTAGGACAAAACATATCGCTTCACTTATATGATTAGGTTTGGGTGCAAAATGGAGCACCAAAAACTAAGGTGGTGAGACTGAGACCAACCCTAGAATCGTATATGTTCTGCTGGCACCACCCTCTAGCACCTAATGCAATGCTGCAGCTAGCTAGCTACTCTCTAATAACACTTGCTTCTAAACAGGTCCTTAATTAGAGAATGGAAGTGTTATAATGTGAGAGTTGCTTCTACGACAATAGTCTTATCTATGCTAAGAAACTGTGTAGTGCAATACTGCAATATGGTTGGCGTTTCTGCTGCAATATAGCTAGTCTCCCGTGCGTTCGATGTTCCACGTGTTTTTTTTTCTCATTCTGCATGCCATGCCAGCATGTGATTTCTGAAGGACGGGATGGGATGTTGTTTGTGCCGATACATGGACCTGCTTTATTTCCCTATTGCTCTTCGCTAGCGTCCAATTAATTGCAGGAGATCCATGGATGCGACCTCCATGCCAGTTGGGACACCGATCTGATGATTCTCATCATAGTCTCTTCTCCGATCGATCCTATATGCTACTAGTGGCCGGGGGTTGTTCTTGGTGTCTACTAGGTGTTGGTGTCATCGTAGATAGGCCAGCCAGTCATCGCCATCGGCGAAAGCTTCGCCTCGGCGTGCAGTGGCACGCAGCGCGTACAGTAGGGCAGATGAAGGAGGACGATGGATGGAGTGGtctgaaaagaaaagaaaaaaagaaaggaaagAGATGAATGAACAGGGAAAAGTCACTTACCGTCCTGCGGCAGGAGATGAGGTTAGGCCCTGGAGCTCTGTCATGGCACAACGCCCCCGCCGGCGATGCGCATCCCGTGAGCCGCTCACAGGCGCGCGATTTGGACACCCGGCCCCGCTGCTCGATCCATGCATGCATCCTCCGATCCATCCTCGTCCAGCAGCTGGCTGCTCGATCCCCAACTGTACGCGTATGCACGCCAATGGCAGAGACGACAGCCGATCGATGAATCTGCAAGAGGGTTGCAAGTGTGTGTACGTCAGTACTCACGACAGATAATCACTGATCGTTCGGAAGATCGACATCGTGGCGTTGCACTTTACCGGACGAATAAAGCTAGGAGCAAAGATCTGTAGATCAAATCAAAGCGAACAGGGGATATTTCGATCCCGTGGGGAAGAGACGCACTTTTGGCGAGAGTAACAATCTCCTGGCCCTAGTTGCTCGAGCGTCGTCAGGAGGTTCTTCCCCTCTCCCTTTTCCGCACACAGGATTTGCAGCTAGAGAGACGGAGCCGATTTTCCTGTGATACTACTACTACTCAGATACTGTGGGCGCGGGACCAACCCTGCCGCCGgcgccgcgcctataaataggcccCCCCGGCCGGGGAGGCGTCGCCACCCACAGCCGCCCAGCCCGTGCGCGCACGACAGTACAATTAAGTAGGTGTACGTGTGAGTGATAGCCATAGCCTAGCTACCCGTGCGAAGTGGCTAGCTGACTGATCGCTCAGGCTAACTGCCTGCCTGCCTCTTCTTCTTGCGGTAGCGGCTGTAAGCACGCGCGACACAGTGTAACAGTCGGTCGGTCGGTTCGGTTAAAAAGAAGAAGCTTCGACGGCAGAGGCCGTTCCGTACGTCGTCGTTGCTCGCAATGCCTTGGCGTCTAGCTAGCAGACAGACGGACGCCGCCGCCCCCACGGTAATGATCGATCGTCGTGTCGATACACGGACACTGCTGCATGCCTATATGCATGCATGCACCGGGCCACCGCCGTAGTTCCAAGCAAGTTAAGTGGCTTGATTTGTACTGTACTGACCTGGACGAGTTGCGTGCTTTTGCAGCGGTGGGGCTCGTCGGAGGGCGGTGACCCGGcggcggacggcggcggcggcggcggcgtggagGCGCGGAGCGTGCGGTGCGAGTGCTGCGGGATGGCGGAGGAGTGCACGCCCACGTACATCGGGCGCGTGCGGGAGCGGTTCCAGGGGAAGTGGGTGTGCGGGCTGTGCGCCGAGGCCGTCAAGGAGCGGCAGGCGCGGGAGCCCGCGCTCGGCGTGGGCGGCGCCGTGGCGGCGCACGCGGCCATGTGCGAGCGCTTCAACTCCACCGTCCGCCTCAACCCCAAGCTGTCCCTCGCCAGCTCCATGCGCGACATAGCGCGCAAGAGCAGCATGCGCCGGACGAGCCGGAGGAACAGCatcaacggcggcggcggcggcggcggcggcggcggcggcggcggcgccaccGCCACGCCGCTGTCCGCATGCGGCTGCGACAAGCTCAGCCGCTCCAGCAGCTGCGCGCTCCCCTACGTCTGACACCGGAGAGCATGCGCGAGCGCGATCGGCCtcgacggtggcggcggcggcggcatgcTGCGTCTGCGCTGCTGCCTGCTACTTTACGGCCGGGGGCCTTTATTATTACATATAATACATGCATGCATGGACGCATATATATAGCCCAACGTACTATATATATAAGTGTTGTATAGTGGATACGTACCACTGTCACGCGGCCTACATGCTGCCAGCGGGACGCATCATCATGGACATGGTATATATTCAGGTCAGCTACTAGTAGGTAGCATGCACACATCCATGCATGCTACCGACCAGAAGGATATGCATCATAGTTGTACGTACTTTGTACGTATTAGGTAGCATGAACACATCCATATATCCATACTGTTGTATTATACTCCAGCTGCGTACTGTGATGTAAGTATATATATACAAACATACGTTTGTTCTTGTTCGTCGACTTGGTTCGCATCCGATCCAGGTACTATATATTTACATGTTCAACCTCCGTGTCTCTGAGTCGACTTGCTACGTACTGTATGTGCATTTCAGCACAGACCCGGGTTGTGTTGGCGACTTGGTGTTGACTCCAGACATTATGGTCTTACGGAATGAAGCCAGGCTCGCAAAGCGTAACTGGGTCGGGCTCGTATTGGGCCAAGAAACTGAAGAGGAGGCTGTACTGTGGTGGGCCAAAACATGAGGCGTGAAAGAGGATCATAGTCAAATTCTGAGCAGGAGTAACTTGCTATTACTAATAATGGACGAATTGAGCTCAACTCAAAATGTTTTTTGCTCACACACAGCTTATATATGGCCGATATGCCCCGCGCGGCCGCCGGCATGGCCTCAACTTAAGGATAGTGCGGGAGTGTCAGGGCATCTGATATGTCCTCGAGAAAAAAAGTAGTTTGGCACATCATCGTAGTTTAGAGGGGAACATGTGACTTCAGGCAAAAGGAGGGTGATGCTTCTGAAACTGGGCTTACAGCAGCCTATATATACCTTCCATTGACACAGTGTCCTATGAAGAAATTCCAAAATACTTTCAAGGAACAACTGATGCTATTAAAATGTGGTAAATTAATCATGTACTTTTTAATTTTTATATTTTAAGTTAAAAAAATTGTGCCTCACTCTGGGCCCTAGCCCAGGTGCCCACAGCCCTGTATCTTGTGTGTGTACGCTTGATTTGGGCCTATGATTAAGGGTCCGTTCGTTTGTAACGGTTTCAATCCTAGCCTGAACCCTTCCAGGGCAAGGATCAAGTGAATTCAGTTGGTTCACTGAAACCTGGTCACCAGTGAAATTCAGACATGAACGAAAATTGTAGAACATATGATGGTTGTTTGTTTCAAGCAGGAATAGAAACACTTGTTTCACAACAAAACTGATATTATCTCGTGACGTGTAGTTGTCTCGCCTCGCCAAGATTCGATTCGGAGGGGCACGCGACCGGGATTGGTACCGAGCCTGCGAGGGAAGGAGAAACTCTGAACCGAAGCAGATTCGTTTTTAATTCGGATCGAAACAAACAGTAAGAAATGGAACGACCCAAGTACAAATCGGGCCGATTGTTTCCATCTGGAATGAGGCTTGGAACAGACTGAACCGCCAGAAACGAACACGCCGCCCTAAGTTGGTAGAAGACTCAACAGAAACTCTTCCACGGAGAGCCTAACCTTATCAGAATCTTTATTCACTTGCAAACTAACCCGTGACAAAATATGATTGAGGGCATATTTGTAAAGACGAGCACCAAAAAACTAGAGCAGGAGCATCTAAATTAGGTTGATTAGGAAACCTTATGGTGAAAACCTAGACTCTAGTACTTGGAACAAAGAAATGAGTGGGGGCATGTGCCCTCACTCGGTCCTACTTATTGATTACAGTAACAAGACACCGGACAAATTGAAGTGTGGCTGGACATGTTTGGTTGAGACTTTACCTTATGCAAGTTTGACCAATTTGACAAGTGTTTAGTTCACAACTGAACTTTTGCAATATTATTGTAGATTCCATATATCATAGAGTAAAAAGGTATGGTAAAATTCTTTTAGAGCTAGTTTGAGAAACCCATTTTTCCAAGGGATTAATATTTTTTCAAGGAAAATTAATTCATTTTCCTTGGGAAAATAGGGTTCCAAACTAGCTCTTAGTCATAGCAAATAAATGTGGCTCCAAATTTTCTACCACACTTCTATGACCTGGCAGACTTACCTATTTTGAGTCGTGGTAAATTGTAGCTAGAACCAAACACGCTGAAAATTCTGCCCAACAGACAGGTCTGTGTAATCTCTTGCTGATCAGTCACTCACTTGGTCATCACCCCGGCGGGCACCTGTCGCCGTTATGGGTCTAGATCCAGACAGACTTCAATGAGCCAAGCAAATATCTGGCTGAAGCTTACACTCCCCAGGAAAAAAAAACAGTATCCAAATTGTGGAGCCATACACGCAATGCATGTTTTACATGCCTGGATTTAGGAGTAGACATTTGTAGAGTTAGTTGCACACAACTTTCAGCAAGAATCTGAGTCGTTATTGCTTAACAAACTGTATCGAGTATGACAGAAACTTCGAGCTGTACTGTGCATGAGCAATATACTTGGGGAAGCGAAGAGTATTTTTGTAATCGTGTTTTTATTACATCAAAATTGATTCAGGGTTTTGTTGAATCCTGAGGGAGTGTAGGCTCGTATGATTAGGGATGGAGGCTACCACGTTGACGGGAAGATCAGTCGGGGCTGCACAAATCGAGCCTGCTGCACTTCTGCCTGGAAGAAGAAAATGCTTGTTGAGCAGAGAATTAACTTTTTAAAATGGCAACAAAGAAGGTGGCGGATGTGGCGCACGAGCGCCGTATAACAATTTGAAACGGCCACCGTTAATGTCGCCTCCTGCTGCCTTTAAATACCTTTCCCTCCCACCTCCTCTCCAGTCATTCGTTCCATCCCTTCACCACACACACACCGTCGATTCCTGGGCGACAAGGCCACACACGATCGCCGGCAGTTTCCGAAACGAGAAAAAGGAAGAAACAGGAGGCGAGAGATCGAGATCGATGAGCAGCGGTCAGTCGTCGCCAACGGAGGCAAGCGGTGGACCGCCATGCCCCTCCAAGAAGCTGTGGCGCGGGGTGCAAGCCGTCTACCTCGTCCTCGTCAAGAAGCACCAGCCGAAGCTCGCGGCGCTCGGCGTCCACATGCACCGCCTCCTCTCCAGCAgcaagcgccgccgccgcctcgccgCGCGGGGGCGGGAGCAGAACCCGGCGCTGACGTACATGTCGTGCCGGTCCATGGACCCCGCTGCCGCGGTGGTGCACCCGTATCCGCACGGCCACGGCCGCGCGTCGTCGAGGCTCGCGGCCCCGTCGTCCCTGTCGTGCCGGTCCTTGGACCCCGCCGCCGCCGTGCGCAGCAAGTACCAGTACCGTCCCCGCGAGGTGGAGTTCAGCTGCAAGAGCACGCCGATGCACACGCGCCGGCGCCGCCTGCGCCTGCATCAGAGCCGCGGCCACCCgtcggagccggagccggagccggagcggCACGTCTCGGCCGCGGCGGTGACGAGGCTGTTCGCGCTCATGGACGACGTCGAGGTCGAGGAGGCGGCGGACGGCGATCTGGGGCTGGGCCTGGACGCCCCGGCGCCGCGTCAGGTGCGGATCACGGACTCGCCGTACCTGGCGAGGGAGGAGGACAATAACGAGGAATTGAGGAGCGCGGTGGACAGGCGCGCCGGCGAGTTCATCATGTGGTTCCACGAGCAGCTGCGGACGCAGCAGCAGCACGGGCAGCTGGGTCAGATAAGGTAGGGGCGCAGAAGAGAAGCAGTGCCATTGCCGCCTCTAGTCTAGTCTTATGGTTTTGTTGTGATTGTGATTATTAGTCATGTATGCATGGATTACGTGTATTAGATAAGGGTACATTCCTTGGAGGAGATGCGAACATTTTCATACGGCAGTAGTACTTTTTTTTTCCTTTCATGTATATGAATTGCAGTGCttgattttttttatttattttttgctACCTTCAAGATCGACTTGAACAATAATGAACACAACACTCGTTGCATTGGACTTGTTTGTCATTCTTTCAGTTTTTCTTATTAGGACTTGCTACTTGGGTTCTACGTTTCCATGCATATATATATAGGTGAGGGCTAAATGTGTGCTGAAATAAACGCATTTTATTTGTGTTTAGGATTGCCGGCCCGATGGAGGAGTTGAGTGGGCTCGGTTTGGTTCCGGTGTTGTGGAAGAAAACCGCAGTTTTAATTTGCAGTCAATTTTGTCGCCTATAAATAATGCTGGTGTTGCAGAGGAAGCCGCGTGCATGCTTTCCTGAATGAAATTTGCATTGCACTGGAATTTGTGTCGGCTTCAGGGTAACCCACGTACGTTGGTACGACACATAAACAACAGCAAGTGAACAAGGCACTGCCTCCGTTGATCATTTCCGATCTGCGATCCCTAGCTAGCATTTGAGCACCAACCAAGTGAGGAAATAATTGAGCAGGTTTGGAGAAAGAAATTCAGGGCTTTGGAGAGGAAGAATTTGCACGATatttggcccaagtcgtgaaccaGCACACGTCGCGTCAACCATCGTTGTCGCTACCTATCGCCAGCATCATTCATTTCGTTGCAGAGACGCGCCACCAGGCACAGTTCAACCTTGGCTGCCTCCCAGTCCCAGGAGTTGATGAGCGGAAAGGGATCGGCACAACTGGATACCGCGCAAGCTAGGACGCGTTGCTCTCGGCACGCGCTGGGCCGGAACGCGGTCTCGGACGCAAAAGCGAACGGCTAGACAGACACGACACGACCCGACCCGACCCAAACCCGGGATGAAGAAATGCCATTCAAACAGCCACCACAAAGCAATCCTAGCTTGTTCGAAAGCAACGTCCGAAATCTGCAACTGGTTCCAGTTCCAGATTTGCTCCTGCTGCGTTTCATAGAAATGCCGCGCAACAGCATCGGGTGCAGCTGGCTGGAACTCAGAACCAGGGACCAGCGCGTAGCAGATTACAGTTGCTCACGGTGTCTGCACCATTTTCTAGGGCGGAAATGTTCGCATGTGGTCCTGTCATCCATCCGGCCTGGCCACCGAGACGTCGGTCGGACCTGCTGTTCTACTACCCGGGCCAGCCTTACAGCTCCTGGCGGATAAATAGAACGACGCCGCGACGACCGGGAGCCGGAGGAGAGGGACGAGGGCGGCGGAGGATGCCTTCTCTTCTCTCCGCTGGGAAAATTCAAAAGGTTCAAAGAACAGGAAAAAAAATAAAAGTTGAAAGAAAATTCAAAAAATCAAATCGCCCaccgtggggctcgaacccacgaccacaaggttaagagccttgcGCTCTACCGACTGAGCTAGACGGGCATTTTGCTTTAGAGCATTACACAAGGCTATTAGTTCAATACCGCACCTGTATATTACAGTGAAAAAAAGCTATGTGAATATCTATATAAACGATAACAAAAAACAGTACGTATACATTCTACCCTTTCTATAAAATTTTAATAGTTATAATCTATTTTATATTAATAATAGTATCTTTAATATAACTTAACAGCTCTTGGTAGTAACTCAACATTTTTTTATAAGCATATATCAAACTAAATATTATAATTTCGATAGTTTTTTTTCTGTTGCAAAGTACAGAAATATTTATCGACAAATATATTTTAGATACTATCTGTCTCTCCGTACAATCAAATATCGAGTCTTGTGGCTTTTTTTAGGCTCTATACAAATATGTAGTTTTAATAGCCAACTAAAGTTGGTATCGTGTTAGTTGTGGACATGTCAATGATTAAGACTGCAGAAAGAACGGGATAGAACAAACCGGAACGGAGGTACTTGTGTAAAACAAAGTCGTTCACGTCGGACGGCTACATAAGCTGACGCGCAAGTGTTAGCGTCCATGGAGGAGCTGGAAGAATGCTGAATGGAGAAGTGGATCACGGGACGGCTCCCAGGAGAGCCCAGCGAGTGAGACGGCCCAACATCCGTTATTCGGGAGATGAGTGGTCCAAGTGAATTTGGAGCCCAAGTGGCCCTGTAAACACATACGTGTAATAAGGTGACTTGGCCGAGGG of Zea mays cultivar B73 chromosome 8, Zm-B73-REFERENCE-NAM-5.0, whole genome shotgun sequence contains these proteins:
- the LOC111589983 gene encoding uncharacterized protein; this encodes MPWRLASRQTDAAAPTRWGSSEGGDPAADGGGGGGVEARSVRCECCGMAEECTPTYIGRVRERFQGKWVCGLCAEAVKERQAREPALGVGGAVAAHAAMCERFNSTVRLNPKLSLASSMRDIARKSSMRRTSRRNSINGGGGGGGGGGGGGATATPLSACGCDKLSRSSSCALPYV
- the LOC103635867 gene encoding uncharacterized protein LOC103635867 gives rise to the protein MSSGQSSPTEASGGPPCPSKKLWRGVQAVYLVLVKKHQPKLAALGVHMHRLLSSSKRRRRLAARGREQNPALTYMSCRSMDPAAAVVHPYPHGHGRASSRLAAPSSLSCRSLDPAAAVRSKYQYRPREVEFSCKSTPMHTRRRRLRLHQSRGHPSEPEPEPERHVSAAAVTRLFALMDDVEVEEAADGDLGLGLDAPAPRQVRITDSPYLAREEDNNEELRSAVDRRAGEFIMWFHEQLRTQQQHGQLGQIR